CTCACAAGTTCAAAATCTAAAGGAATATCattaatgtataatataaatagCAAGGAACCCAAGATAGATCCTTGTGGCACACCTAATACCAAGAGTATCAGATGCGACCGATTCCTAATACGATTTTTAAAACTAAGCCCATTGCTATGGAACGCCAAATTAACACAAACGCAAATAACTGAAGATATTACTAATACAACTATTGAGCGCAATGAATCAGTTATTGTTCTTATCGATTGAACCGATGCGCACATTAATGTGGTGGAATAATATGCACATCAATTCTTtcaaagagagcaacaattcaattaaagagatcgttaattcagttgtggatatgtGGACATATTCTTATCAAATAATTACTCactttaaaagaattattgcacgcatcaattgaattaatcatgtcattaattaaattgaagagagcaataattcaattattgcgaaCATTAatagaattgatgcgcgcattaattgatctcaaaagcttacagattGAGAAAGTAAAAACTGAATATGTAAGAGTAATCGGTGGGGGAATCACATGTTTTGGGTAAGTGtacatgctttaaaaaaaaatcattgggTCTGGAAGGGGGTACACTTGCCTGTGATTGTTTTCCTCTCTCTGGTTTTCATATGATATCAgaatttatatcatttgatgtAAAGGACAGTAAACATTATGAACCGATACACTGCAAATAATGTATTACCCTTTCCGGAATTTTTGTCCGAAATAGATTTCTATTTTACTTTTGGGTAAACGTTGTCTTTACGCTTCCGGTAGAAGCGGTGTCTTGTAATTCACATGGTTTCAACCTATTTATTTGCAAAAGTATTTTTTATATGCAGGTATGTCAGTATGTAATACTTATTGAATCATTGTCATGGACCAGTGCATTAAGAACTATGTTTTTGAGAAccgaaagcaatctgaaaatcTATAGCCATATAGGTGTAGTGTGTgttttgtattgtgttgtattctTCAGATATAAATACTAAATAGTTATGGACCAAGATTTGTATGACGAGTTTGGGAATTACATCGGTCCAGAACTGGACAGTGATGATGACGATGAAGAGGATTCTGATGATGAAAGAGAAGAACAAGACAGGGAATATGGAGATGTAAGTGCAGTTGATTTAGGGTCTATCACGAGTCTTCAATATTAACAGGTTAGAACATCTGTATTATAGACACCCCAGTCCAACTATGTACAGTTGTTTTCCGATGTTGGAATCAATGGACCCAATAGATCTTCAGTAGTAAAAGTTCTTTGATTATGAGTAAGAATTTTTGCATTAGCCCTTTGATGTCAATGTTTTATTAGACTCTAATTTAAAAAAGACCTACTTTAAACTGTGAGGACTTCAGCAGACTCCACTAGAAAATCTTAATGTATGTATTTGAATTAATGTAAAACACTTTGGCCCAAAGATACTTTTGTCTAGACGTTTCGGTCCAAAAAGTTGGACACTGTTGGAGACACTTTGGCCCAAGACATTTAGACCAATTTTTTTTGTCTGAGACGCTTCAAcctttatttttactttatttcaacTATATATTATGTCTCAACAGTACATTGACACTTCGGCTTAATGGCATTTCGGCCAAGAGACACTTCGGcccatttaaaaaaagaaatttgccGTAATTTCAACAATATGAAAAACATTGACACTTTGACCCAATACTTTGACCCAGAGAGACTTAGGCCTTTTTGGATTTTGTTCTTGTCTTATATTATCACTGGTATTTTTGACTCTACAACATAAAGTACATTTGACACTTTGGCCTAATgtcatatcaaataaagatgCACATTAAtcaattcatgtatatatatatatatactatattcaACTTTTTCGTGTATattgtttcatttctttcttaTTTTATCCTCTATTGACTTATTATACTAGAGGGGCAAAAGTCAGATATAAATGAAAGGATAACTAGTAAGAATATTATAATGTAgcataaatgattttatttatatcaaatatCACAAGATAGTAGAAATAACAGTAATAATTAAACAGTATTCACAAGTGAACATTCACTTTTATAAAGCATGGTCTGACATCATCGCTGCGATCTTAGAAATTTTTCTTGCCCTGGCGGCAAGTTGGTCCCACAGGAGTGGTATGCAATGAAATGATGTGGATGTCAAATGATTTCTCTCAAACTGCTCATAATTAGCTCCTCGTATTTATCTGGGGGTACACAAGGGCACATGTCAAACCATTCTTGTGTTTAACAATCAGCGCATATAGCCAGGTTCACTTCAATACTGATTCTAAGCGGTGAAAGCACAATCGGGTAATCAATTATTCAcaaaagagaaagagatagaGGAAAAGAGAACTGAAGTTCATATGTTTTGCATATAGAAAATCACTTATTGAGTGCACCTACACTACGAGAATTAGCAATTTCTTAGTTCAGTTAAAccataaaatcaagaaaaataatgagttatgtttgatatatatcCATTCTGATCAATTGTTGAGCTACAGTCGAATcttgtttattcttttaaagataTAGGTAAATTGCAGGTTGATATCACTTATTCTGTAAACTATTATTCTATCAAaacacatttatcaaaattgtgagAAATAGGAATACAGTgaagcctcgttaatccggacactttggttcccagcaaaatcgtccggataaatgaagcgtccggataattgaatcgcatattttctagctttgcataagtaaccaatatgtgcctacgttattgatgcatagtgaattaaacacattctattattggatttaaccatttgcattagtaaataaattatgataatgctaacatttacatgtatttcaaagcactaaaatttaatgtacgtgttcagtgtatttcagtgcctgtgcttacattgtacatacatatgatccctacaaataaatatacaaaactgtgtaccgtatgcactaaaacaaataatgaagcactttatgtaactataagtaaataaatcattagcaactaacataatcatttacacttcaaacatttcatcacacttttacttcttaaagaggccggtaatttccatctgtcacgattcacgggttcggcggtctgttaaaacaatcttcatcgtccaaaatttcgtgattatcatgtcagttgacaacattctttaaccaaaattcaatatgccagagtttatatttcttattctataattatccaagacaatatcgggagaacaaaatcatttaagctcgtaagacctactactgctttgatctaattacgcgcacctattattttcatggtgcgataataacggaacaaaactcgggtgaaactaacattacaggtacatacagaatttaattgtcattttccttaaaatggtaattttctcacttctacccagagtttaaaaacattctaaacattaaaaacttactacatatacatgtgcatgaacatacatgtatatttcacgccaatcaacagtataaaatccagaatatagaattataatctacactctttagatttgaataagccgatatcaatttacgaatcagtacaactggtATGTGTAACagttaaataaaatatcattacggcatgatgtttaatttattaatactattagggtattgatcaagactataagataatatgctacagatttatttacaaaattcaacactacacgcaataaagatcttatgtgcgaaaattggcaatacaatgtctcgatcggcacgagctatctaacggacttatcatcacacaccaactaattggagggaggtgttgacagggtacaggtaatcgcttcaattagacagtttggcttgttttctttataatttacgccttgctcaaattgtccgacacaaaccttccctaaacaaaattaccgtccagattaacggtacaattttcaatgcattataacgttttgtagtaaaaagtgaccgtccggatccggaacgcgaatttccggattaatgatgcaaaataatgtataaaaattctgttccctagaaaaatcgtccagaaggtgaagcgtccggattaatgacgtccggattaccgaggctccactgtatatcaATGTCAGCATTCTTTGCACTTGCACAAATCAGATGATTTTCTTTATCATGTATGTGGTTATTTTAGGATGATGATGACATGGACCAAGATGATGATCAGAATGACATGCAGGTTGTTCTTCACGAAGACAAGAAGTATTACCCAACTGCAGAGGAAGTGTACGGCCCAGAGGTTGAAGTAAGTGATACACTTATTGAATGCaagtttgaaattcattgtGGTCAACAGCAGAACCTTACTGCAAAAAAATGTGCATTTTGAAGTTTCCTAAGATTTTTAGACAAAGAATATTTATACACACAACAAATCATTATTTGATTTAAGATTTAAGCATTTAAAGGACAAGCCTGatgtttctgacattttctctaaaattattttttcatctcctcgatatgaagagttcttgaatgatttccgaaataggtttaaattttatattgtagtaatattacccTACTTCTCAGTTGTTAGATCACATAAGTAATGTAAGGGTCCCAGGTTCGATAAACTTTTGTTCCGAAGATTTTTCTCTCGTTCTTTGATACATTAATGTCCATTTATACAACTTACTGTAATACATAAGagctgactttacatttttacttgcaaaCAACCAGAAACTATGAAAATATGCTAAACCcaaaacagacatggtaatataCCTTGAgatatttttgtagaaatgagATAAATGCAAGTGAactgtacatgaaatattacaaaaaattattgaGAAGCATCGTGTCCATAAGAATCATTGGATTTTTCTAAAACAGCTTATGTACATTCTTTTTTACAGACCATCGTTCAAGAGGAGGACACTCAGCCTCTGACAGGTAGCCTACAAGTTATCAACATCTCATTTGAAataatactgtacatgtatatataacttgCACATCTTTAACCAACAAGCATGTTCAAAAATTGTCCATTATTGAAAGTTGTATAGTCATAGCCAGGTAAATTTCACTTTCATAGTCATAGGTATTAGATATATAAGTGTATCTGTCATTCTGACATAAAAATGTGACTCTTTACAGAGCCAATTATTGCTCCtgtgaaaaagaagaaatttgCCATGACAGAACAGGATTTGCCAGCTACTACTTACAATATGGAGTAAGTCATTGCATTTAGAATCGGGTGACTTCTGTACTCTGAGTATTTTGTACATGAAAATTTAATGTAGAAAAACAcaatatcattaattatatcAAGATAGTTTGATATTTTACTGAAGATTTGTGTTATTTTCTCTCCAGATTTCTGGCAGACCTGATGGACACTCCAGAACTGATAAGGAATGTTACACTGTGTGGTCATCTTCACCATGGCAAGGTCAGTAGGGAAGACTAAAATGGCATTGTTCTGATTTCAAGTAATAAGTTCTGTCATTCAGTATTTTGTAGTAGTAATAGTAAATGGTTCTTGGAATAGTTTGTTGTGCAAATGAAAGTTTGCTTGCTGACTAACAGAACAGTGACATctgtttatatctgaatatatttgtatgattttGCAGACATCCTTTGTTGATTGCCTGATTGAGCAAACTCATCCAGAAATATACAGTAAAGATGACAAAGATGTAAGTATTATCCCACTGACATGTGAATGACAGACTAGAATAGGCgtttctttatgaaatataatttgtgAATGTTTAGATACTTGCTTAGTACTGTATCACATTTCAGATTCGTTACACAGACACACTCTTCACGGAGCAAGAGGTAAGTGTTACTTTTAATTAAATCAACATGCtatatgtattacatttatTTGGAGGTACAATCTATTTTGTGTCTGAGCTTTATATCACTTTTGAGATAAAAAGTGGATGTGATTGTCATGTTTTGTGTTTACAGAGAGGAGTCAGTATAAAGGCGTCCCCAGTCACCCTAGTCCTCCCCGACTCCAGAAACAAATCTTTCCTGATGAATCTGTACGACAGTCCAGGTATGTATCTCAAACAAAGCTTTGTTCACGTCTCTTACAAATACATGTTGAATCGAGTAAGGTGGCTTTCTTTTCATGACGTATTTGCCTGTATGCTAGATGTCATATTTTGGGATATTAAGATTATGGTATtttattaatgatatatatatatgtgatttATTCTTCCTTGATAGGTCATGTGAATTTTTCGGATGAAGTAACGGCAGCTTTCAGGCTGAGTGATGGTGTGGTTATCTTCATTGATGCAGCAGAGGGAGTAAGTTTCTTATGGTTAATGTATTCACTGTATGGCTTAATTGTgctaaaaagatttttaaacagtCAAGATCAAACGTTCATTGTTTGTTTGGGGGGTGTTAGAgatgtagataaaaaaaaaatattgaaaattgtgTATGTGATTTGATGGACATTTTCGATATGTATAGATAATGTTGAACACAGAGCGGCTTCTAAAACATGCTGTCCAGGAAGGACTACCTGTCACAATCTGTCTGAACAAAATTGATCGCCTCATGTTGGAACTTAAACTTCCTCCCACAGATGCATACTATAAACTGCGCCATATTCTGGAGGAGGTTAACTCACTTATTAGGTAAGACGGAGGCTGCCAGAGACCTTTCTTAGATTTTTCCATGGTTAAAGGCTGAATTGATATTAAGCTCAATTTAACTTAAATGGAAATGTTTCtactatatttattttgtttcatgagCAAATTAGATAAAAAATTTGACTTGAATTGACATgttattttattaaaactttcAGTGTGTACTCTGAGGATGACTCAGGCACCACAGTGTCTCCCTTGCTGGGGAATGTCTGCTTTGCCAGTTCGTATTACAGATTCTGTTTTAGTCTGGGATCATTTGCCAAGATTTACAGTGATTCATTTGGTATGTTGTGAGAAAGGCATTTTTTGGTGATGTGATACATACTtcacagggttcgaaattaactttttcaagcactagtccgtacggactagtcactgttgatgttcactagtctgcaaagcatttcactaatccgtccagtatatcataaaatgatcttccattttattcaatagtatttaatcaaaccaaacacatcacagttgcaaacaattcaatttctgacacctatagaagaaaaagagaccaccatattttatttcgcattcaagatcttcagaagcatacaatattaacctccgagttaatccttttataaacgtccataagtgcgtttGAGATCGAtgttcctgttgttttggtgctcagatcttagagtcacaggagttcgaaattttatcaataaagtccaaaaaattcactcgattgaccaagtcatgagctatagtgttatgaactactgtgttagagtcgcgaatgacgagaacatgtgcacacaaacgtgcatgttctcagaccacactacttgcaattcttgcacctagaacacgttctcatgatgtgtactcggcgttcggaatcggcaggaatttgacaatttgtgcacgttTGAAGAATggcggtctcgaacgcactccatgtATTTGGAAGATCAGGCtgtcatagtcatgcaaacacttgaccatgcatgtaatcaaccataagttcaaacatctaagaaactcagacaaatcttactaaaaatctttaccaattcaagattgatttccggattttcactagtccgtacggactagtgctatagagagttcactagtccgacacgttttttactagtctcggacttacggacatgagttaatttcgaaccttGCTTCAGCTTTGTGTGTACCTACTGCATAAAGTTTTATACACGTTGTTTCAGGTGGAATGAATGATAAAGAATTCGCAAGAAGACTTTGGGGCGACATTTACTTCAACAGTAAAACGTGAGTCTGAAATAAATTTCTTGtattaaattaaaacatcaaaagtgCATTGGAGAATGTTATGATGAAATTTAGCTTAAATATAATACAGTGCTTTAAACTTGCTAATAATTCTGTCTGTTGATTTTGCAGAAGAAAATTTACAAAGAAACCTCCTTCAAGTTCATCTCAAAGAAGTTTTGTAGAGTTTGTTTTGGAACCATTGTACAAAATTTTTGCTCAGGTATTGTagtttaacatacatgtataattctgTTGAGGCCTTTCAAATTATGTCTGAAGTCACTGGTTTAGATCTCAAATATTTGGGTGACCATTTGTTGTAGGTTGTTGGAGATGTTGATGAGTGTCTTCCCAGACTTTGTGATGAACTTGGAATATCTCTGACTAAAGAGGAGAGAAAGCTGAACATAAAGCCATTGCTGAGGATCGTCTGCAACCGCTTCTTTGGAGACTTCACAGGATTTGTGGACATGTGTGTGAACTTTATCAAGTCACCAGTGGGCAATGCCCAGATTAAAATTGATCACATTTACACTGGACCCTCTGATAGTGACCTGGTAGACACCATGTGTCAATGTGACCCAGATGTAAGTAATTTGTATTGCATGTATAACAGAGCAGACTTATTTTCCTCCATTTGTCTGCTTAGGATTGTCTATGTAATTGAACAGTTAACATGTCTTGTGTGAGGGACATTAAGTTTTGATTGTCTCCACTTTGTTATATTTAAGACATAAATTCCCTTTACACTAGTGATGTATGACACTATGCATTATTACCTCATAGTAATGACATCAATACAATCTAAACTCTTTGCTCTAGGGTCCACTAATGATTCACACCACCAAACTATACCCAACCCACGATGCCACAAGTTTTCATGTGTTGGGTCGGGTCATCAGTGGAACTCTCCTTGCCAACCAGGAGGTCCGAATCCTGGGAGAAAATTACTCATTACAAGATGAGGAGGACTCTAGGTTTGGACAAGTGGGTCGACTTTGGATTTCCGAGGCTAGGTATGGTGACTGGTAATTGTAATTGACACAATTTCTGTTTCCAGGCAACACAAATAGAAGGAGTAGTAGCAACTTATTTTCAGACATCTGGttttaaatctttcttttaTGATAGAGTAATGGTACTAATGTTCTCAATATTTAGATGTTTACCAGGGTTGGAAACTCTAATGAAATTATGAGCCAGTCACAGGGCTGGCTACACTCACAAGTTGCCTGATTTTCAGTATTGTGGTGTTTATCAGATTACATGAAAGAATTGACTAATAAAGCTTGTTTGTTGTGTTAAAATGtctttacatgtaatatatcagtgtttcatttttacacTTAATCTGTTTGGTGGTAAGTgatgaattaaattttttatcaGATACAAAGTGGAGGTCAATCGAGTGCCAGCTGGGAACTGGATCCTGATTGAAGGCATAGACCAGCCAATTGTCAAGACATCGACAATTACAGATGTCTCCAATTCTGATGAGGTAATTGTAGACCTTGATTTTTACAAGGTGCTCATGAACAGTGTAATGTAATCTTACAAGTAAATGATGACAAAAGAtaccatttagaataaaatcacTGAAGATTATATTTAGGTAGGTAAAAAGCAATTTAACCTGTCTTCATGTACATACTGCATTCTCTTTGTAGGTGTACATCTTCCGACCGCTGAAGTTCAACACAAGTTCTGTCATAAAGATTGCAGTGGAACCAGTGAATCCTTCAGAACTTCCAAAAATGTTGGATGGATTACGCAAGGTCAACAAGAGCTACCCCCTTCTTACCACCAAGGTATGATTGTCAATATGAACATTATGTACATTAATTAACATTGAGAAAGAGCTctttcatgattatctcccttgttaagtaaaaacaaatatttcatgtTGGATGAATAGGTAGAGGAGTCTGGTGAGCACATAATACTGGGGACAGGGGAGTTGTACCTGGACTGTGTGATGCATGATCTGAGGAAGATGTACTCAGAAATCGGTGAGATAATCCTGTTGCTCTATTCCCTGATGCATGTAATTTGCCTAAATTATAGAATTAAAGTTATTATAGCGATTGAATTATTTGTATGCTGGTAGATATTAAGGTGGCTGATCCAGTGGTGTCATTTTGTGAGACAGTGGTGGAAACTTCATCACTCAAATGTTTTGCAGAGACTCCAAACAAGAGGTTTGTAAATGGTTGAAGGAAACAAAATGttatatatcaaatttatgcAAAATAGGAGAGAGCTTTTCACGAGAATTTTTATTATGGAAGTTTTGCTATAATACATTACAGGAATAAGCTAACAATGATTGCTGAACCTCTAGAGAAGGGTTTGGCGGAGGACATAGAAAATGAAGTAGTGCAGATCACTTGGCCCAGAAAACGACTGGGAGAATTTTTCCAGACAAAATATGACTGGGATCTTTTGGCTGCTCGGTCTATTTGGGCTTTTGGGCCTGATGCTACAGGACCAAACATTCTGGTGGATGACACTTTGCCTTCTGAGGTATAAGTTTTTAATAGTTTACGTGAATTGAAAAAGAAGTATTATGGTTTCACTCTACAATGATTGAATAATATCAGGGGTTGTCTAGTTGATTTGTAAGAGATGGAGGCTTCACATTCACCACATGAATAGGTCTAAGTGGAAAGCTTGTCGTGGATTGCTTC
This genomic window from Ostrea edulis chromosome 4, xbOstEdul1.1, whole genome shotgun sequence contains:
- the LOC125670366 gene encoding 116 kDa U5 small nuclear ribonucleoprotein component-like: MDQDLYDEFGNYIGPELDSDDDDEEDSDDEREEQDREYGDDDDDMDQDDDQNDMQVVLHEDKKYYPTAEEVYGPEVETIVQEEDTQPLTEPIIAPVKKKKFAMTEQDLPATTYNMEFLADLMDTPELIRNVTLCGHLHHGKTSFVDCLIEQTHPEIYSKDDKDIRYTDTLFTEQERGVSIKASPVTLVLPDSRNKSFLMNLYDSPGHVNFSDEVTAAFRLSDGVVIFIDAAEGIMLNTERLLKHAVQEGLPVTICLNKIDRLMLELKLPPTDAYYKLRHILEEVNSLISVYSEDDSGTTVSPLLGNVCFASSYYRFCFSLGSFAKIYSDSFGGMNDKEFARRLWGDIYFNSKTRKFTKKPPSSSSQRSFVEFVLEPLYKIFAQVVGDVDECLPRLCDELGISLTKEERKLNIKPLLRIVCNRFFGDFTGFVDMCVNFIKSPVGNAQIKIDHIYTGPSDSDLVDTMCQCDPDGPLMIHTTKLYPTHDATSFHVLGRVISGTLLANQEVRILGENYSLQDEEDSRFGQVGRLWISEARYKVEVNRVPAGNWILIEGIDQPIVKTSTITDVSNSDEVYIFRPLKFNTSSVIKIAVEPVNPSELPKMLDGLRKVNKSYPLLTTKVEESGEHIILGTGELYLDCVMHDLRKMYSEIDIKVADPVVSFCETVVETSSLKCFAETPNKRNKLTMIAEPLEKGLAEDIENEVVQITWPRKRLGEFFQTKYDWDLLAARSIWAFGPDATGPNILVDDTLPSEVDKSLLGAVKDSIVQGFQWATREGPLCDEPIRNVKFKILDAVIAQEPLHRGGGQIIPTARRVAYSAFLMATPRMMEPYNFVEVMAPADCVSAVYTVLAKRRGHVTQDAPVPGSPLYTIKAFIPAIDSFGFETDLRTHTQGQAFCLSVFHHWQIVPGDPLDKSILIRPLEAQPATHLAREFMIKSRRRKGLSEDVSINKFFDDPMLLELAKQDVMQSYPM